The genomic region GGCAGTTCGCTGACCGTGCCGCTGTCGAGTTCCTTGACGTACAGGCGGTAGACTTCGTCGCCGCTGGTGTCGAGGCTATAGGCCAGGCGCTGGTGGTTCGGGCTGACGCTGAAACTACCCAGGGAAAGGAAGCCACCATCTGCCAAGGCGTTGGGGTCGAGCAGCAACTGCTCGGCGCTTTCATCCACTGTCAGGCTGTCGTCGGCTGGACGAGGGCAGCGATAGTGGCGGGCGTACTCGTCGCCAGCGGTGGTGCGGGTGTAATACAGGAACGGGCCCCAGGGCGAGGGCAGGGACAGGTCGGTCTCCAGAATCCGCCCCTTGATCTCCTCGAACAGCGTCTCGCGCAGCTCGGCCTGGTCGGCCAGTTGCGCCTGCTGGTAGCTGTTTTCGGCTTTGAGGTAGTCAAGCACTGCCTTGCTGTCACGCTCCTGCAACCAGGCGTAGGGATCGGGGCCGGGGCCTTTGTGGGCAATCGGGGCGCTGTTGACGGCGGCTTTGCGGGACATGGACAACTCTCTATCTTGAGGATCGCTGACGGCGGTGCAGCCGGGCCGGCGAAAAGCCGTTATCATAAGCCTCTACTTGCCAGCCTTGCCATGGACACCATGACCGAGAACGACTATCTGATCGCCTGGGGTTGCTACGCCTTTGCCGCCTTGGGTTGCCTGTTGGTGTGGTTTCGCCTGACCCGCTGGACCTGGCGCTGGTTGCGCGAACCACTGCGCTTGCTGATGGCGGTGCTGCTGTTCAGCCCGACCATCCTCGACCCGGTGAAGGAACGCTTCGCCCCGGCCGTGGCCATTACCGCCCTCGACCTGCTGTTCAAGGTGGGCAACAACGCCTGGCGCGCGGTCTCCGACCTGTTCATGTACCTGGTCATCGCTGCGGGCGTGTATCTGGTCTTCGTCCTGATCCGCTGGCCGATCGAGCGCGCAAGCAAGGCTCGCAAGCTGCAGAGTGAGGCGGCAGCCGCCGCTGCCCGCGCGGAAATCGAGGCCGACGACCAACCGTTCGCCGGTGCCGAGCGCCAGGAGCGTCCACGTCGTCCGCCGCCGGCCAGCGGTGCCGCTCGGCAACGGGTCGAGCCGCGTTTGTAAGCGCGTTCCAGCATTGAAGCGAGAGTCCGAGCATGTGTGAATTGTTGGGCATGAGCGCCAATGTGCCGACCGATATCGTTTTCAGCTTTACCGGGCTGATGCAGCGTGGCGGGCGCACCGGCCCGCATCGCGACGGTTGGGGCATCGGCTTCTACGAGGGACGCGGCCTGCGTCTGTTCCAGGATCCCGCGGCGAGCTGCGACTCGGAAGTGGCGCAACTGGTGCAGCGTTACCCCATCAAGAGTGAAGTGGTGATCGGGCACATCCGCCAGGCCAATGTCGGCAAGGTCTGCCTGTCCAACACCCATCCGTTCGTCCGTGAACTGTGGGGCCGCAACTGGTGCTTCGCGCACAACGGCCAGTTGGCGGACTTTGAGCCCCGAAACAGTTTCTATCGCCCGGTCGGTGACACCGACAGCGAAGCGGCTTTCTGCGACCTGCTCAACCGCGTCCGCGAGGCGTTTCCCGAGCCGGTCGAGGTGCAAGCGCTGCTACCGTCACTCGTTGCCGCGTGCGCCGAATACCGTGGCAAGGGTGTGTTCAATTGCCTGCTCAGCGACGGTGACTGGCTATTCTGCTACTGCTCGACCAAGCTGGCACAGATTACCCGTCGTGCTCCGTTTGGTCCGGCACGCCTGAAGGATGTCGACGTGATCGTCGACTTCCAGGCCGAGACCACACCCAACGATGTGGTGACGGTGATTGCCACCGAACCCCTGACCGAAAACGAGACCTGGACCCGCTACGAACCGGGTCAATGGAGCCTGTGGCGACGCGGCGAATGCGTCAGCCAGGGCCGGACTGAATAAGGACACCCTGTCATGTGGTTGAGTTACCTGCGGTTGATACTGTTTACCCTGGGGCTGCTGATTGGCGTTCAGGTACCTGGCTTTCTCAGTGACTACACTAAACGCGTCGAAGCCCACCTGATCGAGGCGCAGACCAGCCTGCAGGGCTTCCAGAAGACTGCCGAACAGTTCTTCAACGGCGACCTGCAGAAGCTGGTGGCACATTATCGTGCCAGTGACGACCCGGTGTTCCGTAGCGATGCCGACAGCCTTGGTAATCTGCTCACTCGCCAGCGTCTGCTCGACGATCAGTTCCAGGCGATGCAGGGCCCCTGGTACAAGCGTGCGTTGCAGGTGGCCTATGCCGCTGATCCGGCGATTCGCCAGGAAACCTTGCAGGGCTACAGTTACCAGGTGCTGCTCTCGCCCGAGGCGATCGGCTGGGCGATGGGCGGTGCGCTGCTGTTTTCCTTCATGATCGAAGGTTTCTTCCGGCTGGTGGACTGGGTTGTGCTGGGCGGCAAACGCCAGCGTGAGCGCCTGGCAAGGCGGGAGCGGGGCTGGTAAGACAGGTTTTTAAGGAGTAGCGACCATGAGCCGCCTGTTACTCAATTGTGATATTGGTGAAAGCTACGGCAACTGGACCATGGGGCTGGATGCGCAGGTCATGCCTTTCATCGACTGCGCCAACGTCGCCTGCGGCTATCACGCCGGCGACCCGAGCATCATGCGCAAGACCGTCAGCCTGGCCCTGGCCAATGATGTGCGGATCGGCGCTCACCCCGCCTATCCGGATCTGGTCGGCTTCGGTCGCCGCTCCATGGCCTGCACGCCCGAGGAAATCCAGGACCTGCTGCATTACCAGATCGGTGCACTGGACGGCATCTGCCGGGCGCAGGGCGCGCGGGTCAGCTATGTCAAACCCCATGGTGCGCTGTACAACGACATGATGGCTAACCCGCAGCAACTGCGCGCGGTGATTCAGGCGATCGCCGCCTACGATCATGAACTGCCGCTGATGTTGCTGGCGATGCGCGACAACCGCGCGGCCCAGGCGCTGGCCGACGAGTTCGGCGTGACCCTGTGGTTCGAAGCCTTTGCCGATCGCGCCTACGACCCTGAGGGGCGCCTGGTTTCCCGGCAGTTGCCGGGGGCGGTGCATCACGAGCCGCAGCGGATCATCGAGCAGGCCCTGACCATCGCCCGTGGCGACAACCTGACCGCCAGCGACGGTACTGCTCTGCGCTTGCAGGCCGACACCCTGTGCGTACATGGCGACAACGCCAGTTCGGTCGAGGCCGTGCAGCGCATCCGTGAGGCCCTCGAACGGCAGGCGAACTCATGAGCCCAGCCATGAATACACCCCGTATCGAAGTGGTGGCGATCGATTGTTTGATGGTGCGTCTGTTCGAAGTGATCGCCGAAGCCAACATGCCGTGGATGCTCGCCGCCAGCGAGCGTCTGCGCGCTGGCTTTGCCGACCGGCTGATCGACCTGGTGCCGTCCTATACGACCTTGATGATTCACTACGACCTGACGCAACTGAGCCCGGCTCAAGCGCGGGAGCTGATCGCCGAGGCCCTGGCCGATCTGCAGCCGAATGCCACGACCAGCGGACAGTGCCATGTCTTGCCGGTGTGGTACGACCTGAGCGTCGGTCCGGAACTGCGCTTGCTCTCGCAACGCAGCGGTTGGTCTGTGAGCGAGGTCATTCGTCATCACAGCGAGCGCGAGTACCAGGTGTTCGCCCTCGGTTTTGCGCCGGGCTTCGCCTTTATGGGGCTGGTTGAGGAACCACTGGCGGCGCCACGGCTCGATACTCCGCGCAAGCAGGTCGCGGCGGGGAGCGTCGGTATTGCCGAGCGCCAGACGGCAGCCTACCCGGTCGCGTCGCCGGGCGGCTGGAACCTGATCGGCCGGACCCCGAGCAAGTTGTTCGACCGCGAGCGTGATGGCTACAGTCTGATGCAACCGGGCGATACGGTGCGTTTTACGGCGGTCGAGCATGCCGAGTTCATCCGGTTGGGCGGCGATGATACGCCGCTGGAGGTCCTGGCATGAGTCATCTGTCGATCGAGGCCAGCACGCGGCTGTGCCTGTTACAGGACCGGGGACGGTTTGGCGTCCGTCATCTGGGCGTGACCCAGGGCGGGGCGTTGGACTGGGTGTCGATGTTCTGGGCCAACCGTCTGTTGGGCAACGCGCTGGATGCGCCGGTGGTGGAGATCGCCCTGGGTGGCTTCGCCGTGGTGGCGCAGGAAAGCTGCTGCCTGGCCCTGGCCGGAGCCGATCTCGGTGCCCAGGTGGAGGGGCAGGCGCTGGCGCCCTGGCGCAGTTTTATCCTTGAAGCCGGGCAGCGGTTGCAATTTACCCAGCCGTTGCTGGGCGCGCGGGCCTATCTGGCGGCTCCCGGCGGTTTTACTGCGCCGAAGGCGCTGGGCAGCAGTGCCTGTGTAGTGCGCGAGGAACTGGGCGGCCTGGATGGCCTGGGGCGACCGTTGAGCAAGGGCGACAGCCTGCGTTATTCGGGGACGGTGGTGACATCGGCGGTGGTGCCTGTGGCGCAGATCCCTGATTTTCGGGGCAGAGCCGCGTTGCAGGTCGTGCTCGGTGCGCAGATCGGCGAGTTCAGCGGGCAGAGCCTGTTCGATGCTTTCAACACGCCCTGGACCCTCGACAGCCGTGGCGACCGCATGGGCATTCGCCTGCTCGGTGCAGAGCTGAAATACCAGGGGCGGCCGATGATTTCCGAAGGGATCCCACTGGGCGCGATCCAGGTGCCGCCGGATGGGCAGCCGATCGTGTTGCTCAATGATCGGCAGACCATCGGTGGTTATCCGCGCTTGGGGGCGTTGACGCCGTTGTCGCTGGCGCGGTTGGCACAGTGCCTGCCGGGGAATGAGGTGCGGTTGGTGCCGACGGTGCAGGAGTCGGCGCATCGGCAGCACCTGGAGTTCATGAGCCGGTTTGCCTGAGTCCCAAAAGCTTCGCGGGCTTGCCCGCGAATAGGTCCTGGAAGGCCACGCATCACTTGGACAGGAACCGCATCCCTTCTTCCAACCCGCGCAAGGTCAACGGATACATCTGGTCCTCGATCAGATCGCGCACGATATTGGTCGAAGCCGTATACCCCCAGGTGTCCTTCGGATACGGGTTGATCCAGATGAGCTTCTTGTACTTCTCCATGAAACGCTGCATCCACAGGTAGCCCGGCTCTTCATTCCAGTGCTCGACGCTGCCGCCGGCCTGGGTGATCTCATAGGGTGCCATCGCCGCATCGCCAATGAAGATCACCTTGTAGTCGGCGCCATACTTGTGCAGCAGGTCCTGGGTCGACGTGCGTTCCGAACCACGGCGCAGGTTGTTCTTCCACACCGACTCGTAGATGAAGTTGTGGAAGTAGAAATACTCCAGGTGCTTGAACTCGGTCTTGCAGGCCGAGAACAGTTCCTCGCAGATTTTCACGTGGGCATCCATCGAGCCGCCGATATCGAACAGCAGCAACAGCTTGACGGTGTTGCGCCGCTCCGGCCGCATCTGGATATTCAACAGACCGGCATCGCGGGCGGTGTGATCGATGGTGCCGTCGATATCCAGTTCTTCCGCTGCGCCCTGGCGAGCGAACTTGCGCAGGCGGCGCAGGGCCACCTTGATGTTGCGTGTGCCCAGCTCGACCTGGTCGTCGAGGTTCTTGTACTCGCGCTGGTCCCAGACCTTGACCGCCTTGCCCTGGCGCTTGCCCGCCTCGCCGACGCGGATGCCTTCGGGGTTGAAGCCGCCCGAGCCGAACGGGCTGGTGCCGCCGGTGCCGATCCACTTGTTGCCGCCGGCATGACGTTCCTTCTGTTCTTCCAGGCGTTTCTTGAACTCCTCGATCAGCTTGTCCAGGCCGCCGAGGGACTGGATCTGGGCGCGTTCCTCGTCGCTCAGCGAACGTTCGAATTCCTTGCGCAGCCAGTCTTCGGGGATCAGCGCCTGCAGATAGTCATCGAGCTTTTCCAGGCCGTTGAAATAGGCGCCGAAGGCTCGGTCGAACTTGTCGAAATGCCGTTCGTCCTTGACCAGGATCGCCCGCGATAAATAGTAGAACTCGTCCATGTCGGCGAAGGTTACGCGCTGTTTCAGCGCGTTGATCAGGTCGAGCAGCTCACGCACCGATACCGGCACCTTGGCTGCACGCATTTCATTGAACAGGTTGAGCAGCATGGCTATTGCCCTCTCATTGTGAAGAGGCTCTGTTTGAAAGATCGCCGAACGGCGATCAGGCAAGGCAAAAGCGGGCGAGGAAGCGCAGTTTACGCGTTGTAAATGAGCATCCGAGCCCGCTTTACGCAGCCTGATCGAAGCGCAGGCAGCTTTCGGACAGGGCCTAGCGGCTGCCTCGGCGGCTCATGAAGGCCAGACGTTCCAGCAACTGCACATCCTGCTCGTTCTTCACCAGGGCCCCGGCCAGCGGCGGAATGGCCTTGGTCGGATCGCGTTCGCGCAGCACCGCTTCGCCGATGTTGTCGGCCATCAGCAACTTCAGCCAATCCACCAGTTCCGAGGTCGACGGTTTTTTCTTCAGGCCCGGCACCTTGCGCACGTCGAAGAACACATCGAGTGCTTCGCTGACCAGGTCCTTCTTGATGTCCGGGTAATGGACATCGACGATTTTCTGCAGGGTTTCGCGATCGGGGAAGGCGATGTAGTGGAAGAAGCAGCGGCGCAGGAAGGCGTCCGGCAGTTCCTTCTCGTTGTTGGAGGTAATGATGATGATCGGGCGTTGCTTGGCCTTGATGGTTTCATCGGTCTCGTAGACGTAGAACTCCATCTTGTCGAGTTCCTGCAACAGGTCATTGGGGAACTCGATATCGGCCTTGTCGATCTCGTCGATCAGCAGGATCACCCGCTCTTCGGATTCGAACGCTTCCCAGAGCTTGCCTTTCTTCAGGTAGTTGCGCACGTCGTGGACCTTGTCCACACCCAGCTGCGAGTCGCGCAGGCGGCTGACCGCGTCGTACTCGTAGAGCCCCTGATGGGCCTTGGTGGTGGACTTGATGTGCCAGGTGATCAGCTTGCTGCCGAAGGACTCGGCCAGTTGTTCGGCGAGCATGGTCTTGCCGGTACCGGGTTCACCCTTGACCAACAGCGGACGCTCCAGGGTAATGGCGGCGTTGACGGCCAGCTTCAGGTCAGCGGTGGCAACGTAGGCCTGGGTGCCTTCGAACTTCATCTGTGCTTCCTCGAACGATAGCGCCGGCCCGGCAGCGGGGCGGCGGGGAAATTCCATGTCCCGACTATAACGCGGTGTCCGGTCGAGTGTGAACGCAGACGGCTTATTCAGTCTCTGACTCGTTGGTACACTTTCAAACTGTCGAGTCGTCGGCAGGCTAGGTAGAATAAGGCTTGCAGCGGTTCGGTCGTGTGACACATGGCGGAGCATTCAGCGCCTGTATGTGCCCTGCGACACCACCACATGACCGTAGCACGTGCCCCGGAGAATTCTGAATGTCCTATTTATCCCGCCGTGAGGGGCGTTACCACTATCGCCGCCGCTTCCCGCTACAAGTTGCCGAACTGCTGGGCCGCTCTGAATACCGCAAAGCCCTAGGCACCGCTGATCGCGCAGAAGCCCTGCGCCTTGCCCGTCAGGTGTCAGTAGAGTTTGACCGCATCTGTAGCGAAGCCCTGGCGCCTGTGGCGAACGATCCAGCCGAGCGCAGGGCATCCGTCCCGGTTGATCCCCGCGCCGTCCTGGCAAGCCTACAGGCCGTGGTGGAACGGGTAACCCTCCGTGCGGTTACCGATATGGCGCACGGGGCGAAGCTGGTAACGAAGAACTGGCAGACCGAATTGGATTGGCAGAAGCGGGTGTACTCGATGGCCGCGCAGGGGATGCCGCCGCCAGGGATGGAGGCTGTTCACCCACTCGAATCTATGGCCGCTGTGAGGGCGCTGGAAGCCCTGGAGCGTGGTGAGCCGCCAACCCTTGGCACTGTCATTCCTGGCCCTGTGGAGGCGCCCGTGGAGCCTGTCAGCCAGCAGGGCGATAGACGTACCGCCCAGCAGTTCGCGGAAGCCCTGGACGGCTATTGTGAGCGAGTCAGCGCTGGCCGGGTGGGAATCATGCGCAAGCTCTGCAATGACGTTCTACGCTGGCCCAGCACCCCGGCGCAGCAGGTGCAACGGATCATGGCCTATGCCGAGGGCAAGCTAGATGGCGGTGGCAAGGCGTCGTCAATCCACACCCAGGCGGCAGGGCTGATAACGATTCTGCGGGAGGTGCCAGGGTGGGATGGAATTAGCCTACCGAAGCAGGGCGCAGTAGCCAGGGCCATCCGTGCAGGTGGTGCGCTCCAGAAGAACGCCCGCGACCCAATGCCTTTAGCCGTGGTGGCCCAGGTGCAGGCCGCCCTGGACGCCCGTGGTGATACAGTAGACGCGGCAGCAATGCGTCTGCTTGTCCGGTACGGTGTGCGGCCCCTGGAGCTGTTGAGCGAAGGCCCAGCGGCATTGACCATGCGGGAAGACATCGTGGGTAACAGGGAGCAGGTATTCCAGGCTGGCCTATCTGGTGCCAAGAACGCAGCCAGTCGCAGGGATTTGCCTGTGGCAGCGGAGGACGTCCCTCTGTTCAATCTGGTGCTATCAGGCTTTGGTAATGGCAACGCAGCGGAGAGGGGACGACAGCGCGTTACGCGGTTGAGTCGTGCTGTGAGCGCAGCCTTGCTCAAAATACAGGGCATCACGGGACAGGTCAGTCTGTACAGCGCACGGCACACGGCAGCGGATTTGCTCAGGGCGGCAGGTGCGAGCGATGCGGAGGTGGGCGGTATCCTCGGCCATACCCAGTCTGGGAATAAGCACACCGGCGTCTATGGCGGAACGGCTCCGCTCACACGGCAGCGGGAACTTCTGGCTAGAGTCCGCGAACTGCTCGACAAGCAAAATACCCTGCAAGCCGGTTAGGCAAGCAGGGTTGGTTTTAGTACGTGGTAACAGCAGACTTGCCGAAGTCACGCAGACGGCGTTCCGCAACAGTCATCCCGCCATTCTCCACGGTGCCGGTAAAGGCATGGTCTACGCCACCCAGGCGAACGTCGATCTTCGATTGCAGTGCGGCCAGGGCTTTGCCATCAGCAGCCACAAGGGCAGTGTGCGGCAGCAGGCCCGATGCGTTTGATTGGACCGCCTCGCGGTAGACCACGACGCCATCAGCATTGGCACCCAGGACGACGGAGCCGAAGCGCAGCCCAGCCTCCTGCATCGACGCGCCCTCGATAGCGTCTGGGAAGTAGCTGTATAGAGCCATTGCAGCAGCCAGCTCAACGTCGCCCAGGTCCAGGGACAAGGCGTCGATCTTGGCAGCTTTGAGGATCATCAGGCCACGGCCAGCGGCCATGACTTGTACGCCAGCTTGAGCCGATGCGTTCAGCTTCTCGCGAACGTGCAGGTCGATACCCAGCGCCGCCATGGTCTTGTTCGGAGCAGCGGCAGCCTCGGCCATCACGTCAGCGCCAACCACCTTTGCCACACTCAGGACGGCGGTGATGTCAGAGAACCATTCGGCCACCTTGGCCGACAGTGCCTCGGTGTTCGCGTTGGCCGCTCGGGTGTATCGAGTCACGGTGTCGAGGTGCTGGTTACGATCTTGCTCAAAATCGAATAGGTTCGGCAGGTCCGCGAATGCAAAGCCACGGTTGGACAGAGTTGTCATCACGGCCATCAGCTCATGTTCAACGTCGTCACGGCTGGTCTTTTTGGAGGCGGCACGCTCATCAGAGGTGAACAGCTCGGTCATCGTGGTGATGCCTTTGCGCAGCTCTTGAAGGTTGGCCGGGGCAGTCGGGTACTTGGTGGCTGGCACTTCGACCAGATGAAAAGGAACGGCAGCTTGGAGCGCATCGAACAGTGCAATGGCGTTGGCGGATTTGCGGGCAGCAGCGAATTTACGGAACATGGGTTTCTTCTCTTTAGATTGATGGGGTTGGATAGCGATCAGGGGATAGGCCGTATTCAGCTAGTAGGTCTTCCTTGGTAGGGGCAGCGGTGGGACGGGCGGCACGTTCGGCAGTCTTGGCGTGGAAGCCAGCTACCAGGGCGGCGGTCTCTTTGTCCTTGTCGTCGTCATCGACGTGGCGCATTGTCTCCAGCAGTTTCAGCAACGAGACGTTGGCGGATACCTGGGCAGCATCGACAGGCACGTCGTTCTCAGCGCACCACTCCAACTTCTTGCGGGATGCGGCCAGGGTTTCAGCCAGCAGCGCCAGCCCCTCGGCATGGACATCCAGGGGCTTTCGTTTACGCCGACGGCGGGTTGTCTCGGTAGTTTGTTCGGTCATAGCAGTTTCTCAATCTCGGTAAGTTCACGGATAGTTGCAGCCCAGGTATCGACACAGGAAACTTTGAATTGGTTGATATGTGGGGCGCCAACTAACGGTGCGATTGTAAGTCCAGTAGTTAGGAAGTAATTCATCACGGTGTAAGTCTGTGCAGGTGCGCCAGTGGCAACACGTTTATGCACTTGGCCGACTGTGATAAGTTCACCGATATCTAACATCGCTTTAACAACATGCATACAGCGGATGCGGTGAAGTGGTGGTCGGCCTCTTTGCTTGAACAAACCAACATGTTCTTTGTTGCGCGGGTAGTACTTCATTGGTAACTCCTACGGGCAGGGTTAATCCTCCAGCGATGCCGGAAGTTGTAGAGTGCGTTTATACGTGTGGCCCAGAATCAGGCTGAGAGTGCAGCGTCGGTCAGTCCCGAAGACGGCCACGGGCCTTGCGCCCTGTGAGGTCTTGCGAGGCTCTCTCAGCCACGTTCAGTCCACGCCTAGGGGCTAGGGTGGTTGCGTCTCTGTAACGCCTGTCATCGCGTAGGGCGAGCCGTTGGCCCGCCGCCCCACCATCACCTCCATTAGCCAGGGCAACGGCAGCGCGGTAAAGGGCCCCAGGCTCAGCATCCAGGCGGCGCCCGGGCTCAAGATCATCCACGGCGTGGCACTCGGCTTGGGGCAGCTCGCACGCAGTCAGCAGCTCATTCAATGTCAGATTCATGGTGTTCTCGTTGGTTAGGCGGCGACAGCCAATCGGCTCGCTGCTGGTGGCAGGTGGTCAACACTTACAAAGGCGTCGTCGCCCATGTCGGCACGCAGCTGTGCCAGATCGGTCGAACTACTCGTGTAGCGCTCCACCTCACCTAAGGTCATACCCCAACGGGCAACAGCACGGGCACGCTCAAGCACTCGGGATTGTTCCAGGTGGGGCAATGCAATACGCAGTGCTTGCAAGTAACGTTCCCCTGTACGCACGCTGGTGCCGGTGTAATTCACAATACTGCGCACACTGAATACTTTGTAAGCGCTCCATAAACCCCACATTCAAAGCACTAAGCTAACGCGGGATGCTGGGCTCCCGATACTCTCAGGAGCCCGTGCGCCATGATGCGACCCGACGCCAAAGTCGAAAAAGTGTACCTCTACCCCAAACCTGTAGACTTTCGAAAATCCATCGACGGACTGGCTGCGCTGGTCGAACTGGATATCAAGGTTGCCGTATTCGACCCGGTACTTTTCGTTTTCCTCAACAAGCCGCGCAACCGAGTGAAAATCTTGTACTGGGAGCGCAACGGCTTCTGCCTTTGGCTCAAACGCCTGGAATCAGAGCGATTCAAAACATCGCCCGATGCCACCGACGAGGCGATTGTCCTCACCGTCCAGGAACTGAACTGGCTGCTCGACGGTTTTGACCTCTGGCGTAACCGTCCCCATCAGGTTTTGACGCCGCGATTCGTGGCCTGATTCGGTATAATCCAGGGCATGAAATCCATGCCCGACAACCTTCCCGACGATCTCCAACTGCTCAAGCAAATGCTTGCGAAGATGCAGTCGCGGGTCGGTTTTCTAGAAGAAGAGAACGCATTGCTGCGCCAGCGCTTGTTCGGACGCAAGTCCGAGCAAACAGCCGATCCGGCCACACCGCAGTTGGCGCTCTTCAACGAAGCCGAAAGCGTCGTCGAAGCTATCGACGAAAACGCTGAAGAAGAGGTTGTCGCCCCCGCCAAGCGCCGTGGCAAGCGCAAGCCGCTGCCTGCCGATCTGCCGCGCATCGAAGTCATCCACGAACTGCCCGAGCACGAACTGACCTGCGCCTGCGGTTGCCGTAAACACAGCATTGGTGAGGAAATCAGCGAGCAGCTTGAGATCGTGCCAATGCAGATCCGCGTGATCAAGCATGTGCGCAAGATCTACGGTTGCCGTGAATGCGAAGCCGCCCCAGTCACTGCGGACAAGCCTGCTCAACTGATTGAAAAAAGCATGGCCAGCCCCAGCGTTTTGGCGATGTTGCTGACTACCAAATACGTTGACGGTTTACCGCTTCATCGATTTGAAAAAGTGTTGGGTCGCTACGGTATTGATATCCCGCGCCAGACTTTGGCTCGCTGGGTGATCCAGTGCGGCGAACACTTTCAGCCGCTGCTGAATTTGATGCGCGACCGGCTACTGGAAAGCCGCGTCATCCACTGCGACGAAACGCGCGTGCAAGTGCTGAAAGAACCAGATCGAGAACCGAGCAGCCAATCCTGGATGTGGGTGCAAACCGGCGGCCCACCGGATAGGCCGGTCATCCTTTTTGACTACTCCACCAGCCGTGCGCAGGAGGTGCCAACGCGCCTGCTCGAAGGTTATCGCGGTTACGTGATGACCGATGACTACGCCGGTTACAATGCCTTGGGCGCGCAGGACGGAGTTGAGCGTCTAGGCTGCTGGGCGCATGCGCGACGCAAGTTTGTTGAAGCACAGAAAGTGCAGCCCAAAGGTAAAACGGGACGTGCGGATATCGCGCTGAATCTGATCAACAAGCTGTATGGGATCGAACGCGACTTGAAGGCCAGTAGCGACGCTGATCGTAAAATCGGCCGTCACGAACATAGCCTGCCGATACTGGCTCAGTTGAAAAGCTGGATCGAAAAGACGCAGCCCCAGGTCACCGCTCAGAATGCCTTGGGCAAAGCCATCAGTTACCTCGCAAGTAACTGGAGCAAGCTGGAGCGATACGTCGAGGAAGGGTATTTGCCGATGGACAACAACGCGGCAGAACGCGCGATCCGCCCCTTCGTGATCGGAAGAAAGAACTGGCTGTTTAGCGACACGCCCAAGGGCGCGACGGCCAGTGCTCAACTTTACAGCTTGGTCGAGACTGCCAAAGCCAACGGCCAAGAGCCTTATGCGTGGCTGCGCCACGCACTGGAACGCCTGCCAACGGCGACTTCGGTTGAGGATTACGAAGCCTTGCTGCCGTGGAACTGCGAACCTCGACTTCACAGCTAAGCGCTTTACCTATCTTTAGCCAAGTGGGGTTTATGGAGCGCTTACAATACTTTTAGGTCTTCCAGCAGTTCGAACATAGTAGTGATAGACAGAGGGCGAGTGCTGCCGGTGTTATCTGCGCCAGCTACGCCACACATAATATCGTCCGTCCAGTACATGCCCATATCGTTACGGTCGATATAACCGAACATGGTGTTTGCAACTTC from Pseudomonas asplenii harbors:
- a CDS encoding 5-oxoprolinase subunit C family protein — translated: MSHLSIEASTRLCLLQDRGRFGVRHLGVTQGGALDWVSMFWANRLLGNALDAPVVEIALGGFAVVAQESCCLALAGADLGAQVEGQALAPWRSFILEAGQRLQFTQPLLGARAYLAAPGGFTAPKALGSSACVVREELGGLDGLGRPLSKGDSLRYSGTVVTSAVVPVAQIPDFRGRAALQVVLGAQIGEFSGQSLFDAFNTPWTLDSRGDRMGIRLLGAELKYQGRPMISEGIPLGAIQVPPDGQPIVLLNDRQTIGGYPRLGALTPLSLARLAQCLPGNEVRLVPTVQESAHRQHLEFMSRFA
- a CDS encoding DUF2937 family protein, producing the protein MWLSYLRLILFTLGLLIGVQVPGFLSDYTKRVEAHLIEAQTSLQGFQKTAEQFFNGDLQKLVAHYRASDDPVFRSDADSLGNLLTRQRLLDDQFQAMQGPWYKRALQVAYAADPAIRQETLQGYSYQVLLSPEAIGWAMGGALLFSFMIEGFFRLVDWVVLGGKRQRERLARRERGW
- a CDS encoding vWA domain-containing protein, encoding MLLNLFNEMRAAKVPVSVRELLDLINALKQRVTFADMDEFYYLSRAILVKDERHFDKFDRAFGAYFNGLEKLDDYLQALIPEDWLRKEFERSLSDEERAQIQSLGGLDKLIEEFKKRLEEQKERHAGGNKWIGTGGTSPFGSGGFNPEGIRVGEAGKRQGKAVKVWDQREYKNLDDQVELGTRNIKVALRRLRKFARQGAAEELDIDGTIDHTARDAGLLNIQMRPERRNTVKLLLLFDIGGSMDAHVKICEELFSACKTEFKHLEYFYFHNFIYESVWKNNLRRGSERTSTQDLLHKYGADYKVIFIGDAAMAPYEITQAGGSVEHWNEEPGYLWMQRFMEKYKKLIWINPYPKDTWGYTASTNIVRDLIEDQMYPLTLRGLEEGMRFLSK
- a CDS encoding class II glutamine amidotransferase, with product MCELLGMSANVPTDIVFSFTGLMQRGGRTGPHRDGWGIGFYEGRGLRLFQDPAASCDSEVAQLVQRYPIKSEVVIGHIRQANVGKVCLSNTHPFVRELWGRNWCFAHNGQLADFEPRNSFYRPVGDTDSEAAFCDLLNRVREAFPEPVEVQALLPSLVAACAEYRGKGVFNCLLSDGDWLFCYCSTKLAQITRRAPFGPARLKDVDVIVDFQAETTPNDVVTVIATEPLTENETWTRYEPGQWSLWRRGECVSQGRTE
- a CDS encoding 5-oxoprolinase subunit PxpA, whose protein sequence is MSRLLLNCDIGESYGNWTMGLDAQVMPFIDCANVACGYHAGDPSIMRKTVSLALANDVRIGAHPAYPDLVGFGRRSMACTPEEIQDLLHYQIGALDGICRAQGARVSYVKPHGALYNDMMANPQQLRAVIQAIAAYDHELPLMLLAMRDNRAAQALADEFGVTLWFEAFADRAYDPEGRLVSRQLPGAVHHEPQRIIEQALTIARGDNLTASDGTALRLQADTLCVHGDNASSVEAVQRIREALERQANS
- a CDS encoding 5-oxoprolinase subunit B family protein — its product is MSPAMNTPRIEVVAIDCLMVRLFEVIAEANMPWMLAASERLRAGFADRLIDLVPSYTTLMIHYDLTQLSPAQARELIAEALADLQPNATTSGQCHVLPVWYDLSVGPELRLLSQRSGWSVSEVIRHHSEREYQVFALGFAPGFAFMGLVEEPLAAPRLDTPRKQVAAGSVGIAERQTAAYPVASPGGWNLIGRTPSKLFDRERDGYSLMQPGDTVRFTAVEHAEFIRLGGDDTPLEVLA
- a CDS encoding AAA family ATPase, with product MKFEGTQAYVATADLKLAVNAAITLERPLLVKGEPGTGKTMLAEQLAESFGSKLITWHIKSTTKAHQGLYEYDAVSRLRDSQLGVDKVHDVRNYLKKGKLWEAFESEERVILLIDEIDKADIEFPNDLLQELDKMEFYVYETDETIKAKQRPIIIITSNNEKELPDAFLRRCFFHYIAFPDRETLQKIVDVHYPDIKKDLVSEALDVFFDVRKVPGLKKKPSTSELVDWLKLLMADNIGEAVLRERDPTKAIPPLAGALVKNEQDVQLLERLAFMSRRGSR